A single region of the Nitrospirota bacterium genome encodes:
- the pilM gene encoding type IV pilus assembly protein PilM: MFSKKKSPIGIDIGSSCIKAVRLNETKDGYELVFADVVSLPHEVIVDEAIADKQQLVGALKELLGRAGIKSGEAVIGASGHSSVIIKKITIPLMTEEELSVSIKYEAEQYIPFDINDVNIDFQIVGPSPEGEGQMDVVLVAVRKNIIADYVGAVEKAGLEPVVMDVDAFALGNIYELNYGIPERKVIALVNIGASKTNINILHEGTPIFTRDTSIGSNNHTDALMRELGVSREDAERIKKGQAVEAASPESAQHILTGASDEIYTEIYRTFEYFKNSVADEEVDRIILSGGAALMKGFAETMAERLGIPVDMADPFMSMKLSEKIDQAYVKEIAPLTAIAAGLALRRIGDRE; the protein is encoded by the coding sequence ATGTTCTCGAAGAAAAAGTCGCCCATAGGAATCGATATCGGGTCGAGCTGCATCAAGGCCGTCCGCCTGAACGAGACGAAGGACGGCTATGAGCTCGTCTTTGCCGATGTGGTATCTCTCCCCCATGAGGTCATCGTCGACGAGGCGATTGCGGATAAGCAGCAGCTCGTCGGCGCATTGAAAGAGCTGCTCGGCAGGGCGGGGATCAAGTCGGGCGAGGCGGTCATCGGTGCGTCGGGGCACTCCTCGGTCATCATAAAGAAGATCACCATCCCCCTCATGACGGAGGAGGAGCTGAGCGTCTCGATAAAGTACGAGGCCGAGCAATATATCCCCTTCGATATCAACGATGTGAATATCGATTTCCAGATTGTGGGGCCCAGTCCCGAGGGAGAGGGGCAGATGGATGTCGTCCTCGTCGCGGTCAGGAAGAATATCATCGCCGATTATGTCGGAGCCGTCGAAAAGGCGGGACTCGAGCCGGTGGTCATGGATGTCGACGCCTTCGCCCTCGGCAATATCTACGAGCTGAACTATGGTATCCCCGAAAGGAAAGTGATAGCCCTCGTCAATATCGGCGCCAGTAAAACGAACATCAACATCCTCCATGAAGGGACCCCGATCTTCACCAGGGACACTTCCATCGGGAGCAATAACCATACCGATGCGCTGATGAGGGAGCTCGGCGTATCCCGTGAGGATGCGGAGCGCATCAAGAAGGGCCAGGCGGTAGAGGCTGCCTCCCCGGAGAGCGCGCAGCACATCCTCACCGGCGCCTCTGACGAAATTTATACCGAAATATACCGGACCTTCGAGTATTTCAAGAACAGCGTCGCCGATGAAGAAGTTGATCGGATTATCCTCAGCGGCGGAGCCGCGCTGATGAAGGGATTCGCCGAAACCATGGCGGAGCGGCTCGGTATCCCGGTGGACATGGCTGATCCCTTTATGAGTATGAAGCTCTCCGAAAAAATCGACCAGGCGTATGTAAAAGAAATAGCTCCCCTTACGGCAATTGCGGCAGGGCTGGCGCTGAGGAGGATCGGAGACCGCGAATGA
- a CDS encoding pilus assembly protein PilP: MSKRQIILASLLGIVAVAALVVLFAGKRTDSGAPSPVKGPAAQKNGPAPAPGAVPGSAPAAALGKPVPDKEPEKETAAAYEYTALGRRDPFTPLVVKADTDKKKGVPPIENYEVSEFKLIAVLWGRDGYYAVITLPDGKSYTIREGMRLGLHKGKVFRILRDTVVIREQVRDYSGVVSAKDTVLKLRREEEG, translated from the coding sequence ATGAGCAAGAGACAGATTATCCTCGCCTCCCTCCTGGGGATCGTAGCCGTCGCGGCCCTTGTCGTCCTCTTCGCGGGGAAGCGGACCGACAGCGGGGCGCCGTCACCGGTAAAGGGCCCAGCGGCGCAGAAGAACGGTCCTGCGCCGGCTCCCGGTGCTGTGCCGGGCAGCGCGCCCGCTGCTGCTCTCGGGAAGCCAGTTCCGGATAAGGAGCCGGAGAAGGAGACGGCGGCCGCCTACGAATACACCGCATTAGGGAGGAGGGACCCCTTTACCCCGCTCGTGGTGAAGGCGGATACCGATAAGAAGAAAGGCGTTCCGCCCATAGAGAATTACGAGGTCTCGGAGTTCAAGCTTATCGCCGTGCTCTGGGGCAGGGACGGCTACTATGCGGTTATCACGCTGCCCGACGGAAAGTCCTATACGATTCGAGAAGGCATGAGACTGGGGCTCCATAAAGGCAAGGTCTTCAGAATACTGCGCGACACCGTCGTCATCAGAGAGCAGGTGAGAGATTACAGCGGCGTCGTGAGCGCTAAAGACACTGTTTTAAAACTCCGCAGGGAGGAAGAGGGATGA
- a CDS encoding PilN domain-containing protein, protein MIRVNLLTEKRKKKAKGGPAPFLVMLAAAVLVALLAAAAGIAIVTSKVASLNEQQAANTGVIADLSRKIDEIKRYEKLNKELEQKSGLIETLRKNQFIPVTMLDEVSGLVPEGLWLESLTCKDNGITLEGYAFTNIDIVAYVDNLKKSKAFSDVYLEESREAEIEKVKVYRFKMSFRVRV, encoded by the coding sequence ATGATCAGAGTCAATCTCCTCACCGAAAAAAGGAAGAAAAAGGCGAAAGGCGGACCGGCGCCTTTCCTCGTGATGCTCGCAGCCGCGGTTCTCGTCGCCCTCCTGGCGGCAGCCGCCGGGATCGCTATCGTCACATCGAAGGTCGCGAGTCTCAACGAGCAGCAGGCAGCGAATACAGGGGTTATCGCCGATCTCTCCAGGAAGATCGATGAAATCAAACGCTACGAGAAGCTGAACAAGGAGCTCGAGCAGAAGAGCGGCCTCATTGAAACGCTCAGGAAGAACCAGTTCATCCCGGTAACGATGCTCGACGAGGTGAGCGGGCTCGTTCCCGAAGGCCTCTGGCTGGAATCGCTCACCTGCAAGGACAACGGCATTACGCTGGAAGGATATGCATTTACGAATATCGATATCGTTGCGTATGTGGACAACCTCAAGAAGTCGAAAGCCTTCAGCGACGTCTACCTCGAAGAGTCGAGGGAGGCAGAGATCGAGAAGGTGAAGGTCTATCGGTTCAAGATGAGCTTCAGGGTGCGGGTATAA
- a CDS encoding TIGR03960 family B12-binding radical SAM protein — protein sequence MNLSRFQKPSRYIDSEYNAVKHRNGPASPRTVRFALAFPDIYDVGMSHLGLRILYGLLNSHHAVTAERVFSPWIDLEAYLKSNKLALSSLETSTPLHRFDVVGFSLQYELSYTTVLAMLRLGGIPLRTEERLQTRRDLPLIVAGGPCTVNPAPMAPFIDAFLIGDGERAVMQLADAVSAWKESGAGREAGLREIAKLDGFYVPLVHGADVRVRRQFVASLDDAPYPVRPVVPYTSIVHDRVTIEVSRGCTRGCRFCQAGMVYRPLRERSPERVLAIAEESLRATGHDEVSLTSLSAGDYSCLLPVVREFNRRYSASKIALSLPSLRVGAVSQDVLREIRSIRKTGFTMAPEAATERLRSVINKDFSAEDYERALRALFEEGWQTLKLYFMIGLPTERDEDIEAIPEMIMQALRIAKKHTGRFVTINTTISPFVPKAHTPFQWCGQIRHDAMRRTLQYLKEVLGRKKFKYKGHDDRMSLLEAVFARGDAGLAPLIEQAAELGCRLDGWSEVFDFDRWQEAMDRTGIDAAAYAERCYAKEERLPWDTIDIGVKKEYLYSEYERALSGERSPDCRQSCIGCGLKCAGENAPAPFGNAEGALSMEKKAPETGPEIAKVRVRMEFSKAGVLRYLSHLEVTTALIRGFRRAGIRFDFSKGFHPAPKVSFGPSLPTGIAGEREYLDIEVFTPFDIESYMPKVRASMPEGIEIRRMAVIPVHEPSLSTFVTRYAYTVSIDRGQYAACAGQVAALHERLQNGEALIVQRDDKAVDIAPCIETMEMDAANEETGEASLALILRDYETVKARVGEVVEAVTGLNARDLAITRTALYGWRDGWVAPL from the coding sequence GTGAACCTCTCGCGTTTTCAGAAACCAAGCCGCTACATTGATAGTGAGTATAATGCAGTAAAGCACCGGAACGGTCCTGCCTCCCCCCGCACCGTCCGCTTTGCCCTCGCCTTCCCCGATATTTACGATGTGGGCATGTCGCATCTCGGCCTGAGAATCCTGTATGGCCTCCTCAACAGTCATCATGCCGTGACGGCGGAGCGGGTCTTCTCGCCGTGGATCGACCTCGAGGCGTACCTGAAGAGCAATAAGCTCGCCCTTTCCTCGCTCGAGACGAGCACGCCGCTGCACCGGTTCGATGTCGTGGGATTCAGCCTCCAGTATGAACTGTCCTACACCACGGTCCTCGCGATGCTCCGGCTCGGCGGCATCCCGCTCCGCACGGAAGAGCGGCTCCAGACCCGCCGGGACCTTCCCCTCATCGTTGCGGGAGGTCCCTGCACGGTCAATCCTGCGCCGATGGCCCCTTTTATCGACGCCTTTCTGATCGGCGACGGCGAGAGGGCGGTGATGCAGCTCGCCGATGCCGTGAGCGCATGGAAGGAGAGCGGCGCCGGGCGCGAGGCCGGGCTCAGGGAGATAGCGAAGCTCGACGGGTTCTACGTGCCTCTCGTCCACGGCGCCGATGTGCGGGTGCGGCGGCAGTTCGTCGCCTCTCTCGATGATGCCCCGTATCCTGTGCGGCCGGTGGTGCCGTACACCTCCATTGTGCATGACCGGGTGACGATCGAGGTGTCGCGGGGATGCACCAGGGGCTGCAGGTTCTGCCAGGCGGGCATGGTCTATCGTCCTCTGCGGGAGCGTTCTCCCGAGAGGGTCCTCGCCATTGCGGAGGAGTCGCTGAGGGCGACCGGCCATGACGAGGTGTCGCTCACCTCGTTGAGCGCAGGAGATTACTCCTGCCTCCTGCCGGTCGTCAGAGAGTTCAACCGCCGGTACAGCGCTTCGAAAATAGCGCTCTCGCTCCCCTCGCTGCGGGTGGGCGCTGTCAGCCAGGACGTCCTGCGTGAGATACGGTCGATACGGAAGACCGGCTTTACCATGGCCCCGGAGGCGGCTACGGAGCGGCTGCGGAGCGTCATCAATAAGGATTTTAGTGCCGAAGACTACGAGCGGGCACTGAGGGCGCTCTTCGAAGAGGGGTGGCAGACGCTCAAGCTCTATTTCATGATAGGGCTTCCTACGGAGCGGGACGAGGATATAGAGGCGATCCCCGAAATGATCATGCAGGCATTGCGCATCGCCAAGAAGCATACGGGAAGGTTCGTGACGATCAATACCACGATCTCTCCCTTCGTTCCCAAGGCGCATACCCCTTTCCAGTGGTGCGGACAGATACGCCACGACGCAATGCGGCGAACGCTGCAGTATCTGAAAGAGGTGCTGGGCCGGAAGAAATTCAAGTACAAGGGCCATGACGACCGGATGAGCCTGCTCGAGGCGGTCTTCGCCCGGGGAGATGCGGGGCTCGCTCCGCTCATAGAGCAGGCGGCCGAGCTGGGGTGCAGGCTCGACGGATGGTCTGAAGTCTTCGACTTCGACCGCTGGCAGGAGGCGATGGACAGGACGGGCATCGATGCAGCGGCCTATGCCGAGCGATGCTACGCAAAAGAGGAACGGCTTCCCTGGGATACGATAGACATCGGCGTAAAAAAAGAGTACCTCTACAGCGAGTACGAACGGGCGCTTTCAGGGGAGCGGTCTCCCGATTGCCGGCAGTCGTGCATCGGCTGCGGCCTGAAGTGCGCTGGGGAGAACGCGCCGGCGCCGTTCGGGAACGCGGAGGGTGCTCTCTCCATGGAGAAGAAAGCGCCGGAAACAGGACCGGAAATAGCGAAGGTCCGTGTCAGGATGGAGTTCTCGAAAGCCGGCGTGCTGCGGTATCTCTCGCATCTCGAGGTGACGACCGCCCTCATACGCGGGTTTCGGCGGGCGGGGATCCGCTTCGATTTCTCCAAAGGGTTCCACCCTGCGCCTAAGGTCTCGTTCGGCCCCTCCCTCCCCACCGGCATTGCGGGAGAGCGGGAGTATCTCGATATAGAGGTTTTTACCCCCTTTGATATAGAATCATATATGCCGAAGGTGAGGGCATCCATGCCCGAAGGGATCGAGATCAGGCGGATGGCGGTCATCCCGGTGCATGAGCCCTCGCTGAGCACGTTCGTCACCAGGTACGCGTATACCGTGTCGATCGATCGCGGGCAGTATGCCGCGTGCGCCGGACAGGTGGCCGCGCTGCATGAGCGGCTGCAGAACGGCGAAGCGCTGATCGTGCAGCGCGACGATAAAGCCGTTGATATCGCGCCCTGCATCGAGACTATGGAAATGGATGCGGCAAACGAAGAGACGGGCGAAGCCTCACTGGCCCTGATCCTCAGGGACTACGAGACGGTTAAGGCGAGAGTCGGGGAAGTTGTCGAGGCGGTGACCGGGTTGAACGCACGGGACCTCGCCATCACCAGAACGGCCCTGTACGGCTGGCGAGACGGGTGGGTGGCGCCGCTCTGA
- a CDS encoding DUF3553 domain-containing protein yields the protein MKCRLYLQVGDRVRHIRYFAWGIGEVVEERHSDLPGGFCIVRILFQDGKERSFINDINNELCCYFTGVRLLDEPRSIWDS from the coding sequence ATGAAGTGCAGATTGTACTTGCAGGTCGGTGATAGAGTAAGGCACATCAGGTATTTCGCATGGGGAATAGGTGAGGTGGTCGAAGAGCGGCATTCCGACCTGCCGGGCGGGTTCTGTATCGTGCGCATCCTCTTCCAGGACGGGAAGGAGCGCTCCTTCATCAACGACATCAACAACGAGCTCTGCTGCTACTTCACCGGCGTACGTCTCCTCGACGAGCCGAGATCGATATGGGATAGCTGA
- a CDS encoding Rne/Rng family ribonuclease, giving the protein MTGELLINVTREESRVALLEGGQVVELYIERKRDASLVGNIYKGRILKILPGMQSSFVDIGLEKAAFLYVADIMTDMDEYYAAFLDAETEEQDLYEGAERFRAALPIEELIQEGQEIIVQVSKDPIGTKGARVTSYITLPGRYVVLMPNVEHVGISRRIENEENRARLKAVAAELKPKGFGVIMRTACEDATVDEIKRDLEFLLLLWENIQKKKDRVSAPALLYSDLDLVFRSVRDFMSQEVERLVIDSAEEYERLKEFAGAYFPRLIDKIELYEGREPLFDAFGIEMDISRALGRKVWLKSGGYIVIDQTEAMTVIDVNTGKFVGKENLEDTILKTNIEAVKEIAYQIRFRNLGGIIITDFIDMEKPENREKVFKAFVEAMKRDRAKNTIYTISELGIIQMTRKRVRESLGRVLCEQCPYCEGKGFIKSTRTVAYEIFRKLRKMNLGSGTMAMIKAHPAVAELLSYEERQGIEEIEGAYGIQLIIKEDLRFHQENYEITVL; this is encoded by the coding sequence ATGACCGGAGAATTGCTGATCAATGTGACGAGAGAAGAGAGCAGGGTTGCGCTCCTCGAGGGCGGTCAGGTCGTCGAGCTGTATATCGAACGGAAGCGCGATGCGAGCCTGGTTGGCAATATCTACAAGGGGCGGATCCTGAAGATACTGCCGGGTATGCAGTCCTCCTTTGTCGATATTGGCCTCGAAAAGGCCGCCTTCCTGTATGTGGCCGATATCATGACCGACATGGATGAGTACTACGCGGCGTTTCTCGATGCGGAGACGGAAGAGCAGGATCTCTACGAAGGGGCCGAGCGCTTCAGGGCGGCGCTGCCTATCGAGGAGCTCATACAGGAGGGGCAGGAGATCATCGTGCAGGTCTCGAAGGACCCCATCGGCACGAAGGGCGCCCGGGTCACCTCCTATATCACGCTCCCGGGCAGGTATGTCGTGCTCATGCCGAATGTCGAGCATGTGGGCATCTCCCGGAGGATAGAAAACGAAGAAAACCGTGCCCGGCTGAAGGCCGTTGCCGCCGAGCTCAAGCCCAAAGGGTTCGGCGTGATCATGAGGACCGCCTGCGAGGACGCGACGGTGGACGAGATCAAGCGCGACCTCGAGTTCCTCCTCCTCCTCTGGGAGAACATACAGAAGAAGAAAGACCGGGTCTCCGCACCCGCACTCCTCTACAGCGACCTCGACCTCGTGTTCAGGAGCGTACGGGACTTCATGAGCCAGGAAGTGGAGCGGCTGGTGATCGATTCGGCCGAGGAGTACGAGCGGTTGAAGGAGTTCGCCGGCGCCTATTTCCCGAGGCTCATCGACAAGATAGAGCTCTACGAGGGCAGAGAGCCGCTCTTCGACGCCTTCGGCATCGAGATGGACATATCCCGCGCCCTGGGGCGCAAGGTGTGGCTGAAGTCCGGAGGCTATATCGTCATCGACCAGACCGAGGCGATGACGGTCATCGATGTGAATACCGGCAAATTCGTCGGCAAGGAGAACCTCGAAGACACGATCCTGAAGACGAATATCGAGGCGGTCAAGGAGATCGCCTACCAGATACGGTTCAGGAATCTCGGCGGGATTATCATCACCGACTTCATCGATATGGAGAAGCCCGAGAACCGGGAGAAGGTCTTCAAGGCCTTTGTCGAGGCGATGAAGAGGGACCGGGCGAAGAATACGATTTATACCATCTCGGAGCTGGGGATCATCCAGATGACGAGGAAGCGCGTGCGGGAGAGCCTCGGCCGCGTCCTGTGCGAGCAGTGCCCGTATTGCGAAGGGAAGGGGTTCATCAAGTCGACGAGGACCGTGGCCTACGAGATATTCAGGAAGCTCAGGAAGATGAACCTCGGCAGCGGTACCATGGCGATGATCAAGGCCCATCCCGCTGTCGCGGAGCTCCTCTCCTACGAAGAGCGGCAGGGTATCGAGGAGATCGAGGGCGCCTACGGGATTCAGCTTATCATCAAGGAAGACCTGCGTTTTCACCAGGAAAACTACGAGATAACGGTCCTCTGA
- a CDS encoding TonB family protein, translating into MKRYLLYSLILHCLVAVAAFVFVREQVKRTPQPFAARIVTPEELQTVPQRPGTPPKRMRKVPAVPGDDLRERPAVIPQLPKNLPPPRELSSVPKGSRSEGSSEGTLQQRMPRDGQGGKERARPDNLAEGQGLDTKRPAETYDTIPERDATGESPGKASPGKPGPKTFREKFFDKEVIGDLAQADRSTNESSGMKQGSTITLDTKDYRYFGYMQRLKEKIEGIWNYPMDAAARGVYGDLYIRFTIKKDGRLGAVELVRTSGHKSLDEAAMRALRDAEPFWPLPESVKEDALTITGHFVYTLHGYYVR; encoded by the coding sequence GTGAAACGGTATCTGTTGTATTCCCTCATTCTGCACTGCCTCGTCGCTGTTGCGGCATTCGTCTTTGTGCGAGAGCAGGTGAAGCGGACACCGCAGCCGTTCGCTGCCAGGATTGTTACCCCGGAGGAGCTGCAGACGGTCCCGCAGCGACCGGGGACGCCGCCGAAGAGGATGAGGAAAGTCCCTGCGGTCCCGGGAGACGATCTGCGCGAACGACCGGCCGTCATACCGCAGCTGCCCAAGAATTTACCGCCGCCTCGGGAGCTCTCCTCTGTGCCCAAAGGCAGCCGGTCGGAAGGATCGTCGGAAGGCACGCTGCAACAGCGCATGCCCCGGGATGGTCAGGGCGGAAAAGAGCGGGCACGGCCGGACAATCTTGCCGAAGGGCAGGGGCTCGATACAAAACGCCCTGCAGAAACGTACGATACGATACCGGAAAGAGATGCAACAGGTGAATCACCGGGAAAGGCGTCTCCCGGAAAGCCCGGACCCAAGACATTCAGGGAAAAGTTTTTCGATAAGGAGGTGATCGGCGACCTCGCGCAGGCAGACCGCTCAACGAATGAGAGCAGCGGGATGAAGCAAGGGAGCACGATAACCCTCGATACGAAAGATTACCGGTATTTCGGGTATATGCAACGCCTCAAGGAGAAGATCGAGGGTATCTGGAACTATCCCATGGATGCTGCGGCGCGAGGAGTCTACGGCGATCTGTACATACGGTTTACCATAAAGAAAGACGGTCGCCTCGGCGCCGTCGAACTGGTACGCACCTCGGGGCACAAGAGCCTCGACGAAGCGGCGATGCGGGCCCTTCGTGACGCCGAACCGTTCTGGCCCCTTCCCGAGAGCGTTAAGGAGGACGCGCTCACCATCACGGGACATTTCGTCTATACCCTGCACGGGTATTACGTACGCTAG
- the pilO gene encoding type 4a pilus biogenesis protein PilO, giving the protein MDVKLKIDIQNLSPLKKNLLLALPPVMIVVVAAVLFIMPGMEQIKQLGAEVEKQQAEITTLKRSSAKLPSLIEENKRLAAKLLELQQQLPEEKEVSGLLKQVSELGVKSGLQVALWKPRERSVHPSKEVHEIPVEVIMRGTYHRFGQFYSNITGLSRVVNIGNVVMRVGDAKAQQKNITALNVSFTAMTYSLLSEAERKELERAEKEKKR; this is encoded by the coding sequence ATGGACGTGAAACTGAAGATCGACATACAGAATCTCTCGCCGCTCAAGAAGAATCTCCTGCTGGCGCTGCCGCCGGTAATGATCGTCGTGGTGGCTGCGGTTCTCTTTATCATGCCGGGCATGGAGCAGATCAAGCAGCTGGGCGCCGAGGTCGAAAAACAGCAGGCCGAGATTACAACGCTCAAGCGGAGCTCGGCCAAGCTCCCCTCGCTCATCGAGGAGAACAAGCGGCTCGCGGCAAAGCTTCTGGAGCTGCAGCAGCAGCTCCCGGAGGAGAAGGAAGTATCGGGTCTGTTGAAGCAGGTCTCGGAGCTGGGGGTCAAATCGGGGCTGCAGGTAGCATTATGGAAACCCCGGGAGCGAAGCGTCCATCCGAGCAAAGAGGTGCATGAAATTCCGGTCGAAGTGATCATGCGCGGGACTTATCACCGGTTCGGACAGTTCTACAGCAATATTACCGGGTTGAGCAGGGTCGTGAACATCGGGAATGTCGTCATGAGAGTCGGTGATGCGAAGGCGCAGCAAAAGAATATTACCGCATTGAATGTGAGCTTCACGGCCATGACCTACTCCCTGCTTTCCGAGGCGGAGCGAAAAGAGCTCGAGAGGGCGGAGAAAGAGAAGAAGAGATGA
- the pilQ gene encoding type IV pilus secretin PilQ, with product MKRWSEVIAMNMHKGIFLITAALVLLGSLVAAEGGYAQPNAAEITGIEVLDNVVRITVAGPLHYKVNKTDDPFRVTVDVEGASLGSFRDKMFSKGKGITEIVPTQVQNPPLARLSVLLQNPSTVSSEVSGDTITITVKEEQGAAAVAAAEAASGKGDAAAAVVPPAPHDDEAAGSSDPAEQITEIAFNKTAEGAELIIKGDGAMPDPAVFELEGKIMVDVPGVSMKAPLPQETPSPVRRLRHRADDDKVRFVLDIEKGAGVEVVALDDEVIVEVRHKDRGVKNRDGQGKPMASSDQARGLAMVKETPKLISLDFQDADIIPILRLLGDVSGYNIVVHPDVKGKITMKLMNVPWEQALDIVLKTFALEKIIEGNIIRVATLKAFQDEKKAVADTKEVFGKAEDIETKVFTVNYANVEKVRESIDKAKVLSPRGNISFDTRTRSLIVKDIASSLADIQSLVIALDKPTPQVLIEARMVEVNKNLARDLGVQWGVAQTDGRVSFGGTRAPVTDVSTYTSSPVTQVGTGQASAGTTVSQNLLPLVVNLPAAVGPGAGATFGFGWLNKNGTLMLDFRLSALESSGKGKVVSSPKIMTLENEQAIIRHGAQIPVTTRMPDGTFSTTYKDANIKLAVIPQVAPDGTVLMKLEVTKDEPDFSRVDELGNPTINSRAATTQVLLKSGETIAIGGILKSNETESESAVPGVSRIPILGRLFKRDTKSATVEELLIFITPSIVNQ from the coding sequence ATGAAAAGGTGGTCGGAGGTCATCGCCATGAACATGCATAAAGGCATTTTCCTTATTACCGCAGCGCTTGTGCTGCTCGGCAGCCTGGTTGCAGCAGAGGGCGGCTACGCCCAACCGAACGCTGCCGAGATTACCGGTATAGAGGTGCTCGATAATGTCGTCAGGATAACGGTTGCCGGACCTCTCCATTATAAAGTGAACAAGACCGATGACCCCTTCAGGGTTACCGTGGATGTAGAGGGCGCGTCGCTCGGCAGTTTCAGAGATAAAATGTTTTCGAAGGGGAAAGGTATAACCGAGATCGTGCCGACCCAGGTGCAGAATCCGCCTCTTGCGCGGCTCTCGGTTCTCCTGCAGAATCCCTCTACCGTCAGCTCCGAGGTGAGCGGCGATACGATCACGATTACCGTAAAAGAGGAGCAGGGCGCTGCCGCTGTCGCAGCGGCCGAGGCAGCGAGCGGCAAGGGAGATGCCGCGGCGGCTGTCGTGCCGCCTGCTCCACACGACGACGAGGCGGCAGGCAGCAGCGATCCGGCAGAGCAAATAACGGAGATCGCGTTCAACAAAACAGCCGAAGGAGCGGAGCTGATCATCAAAGGCGACGGCGCTATGCCCGACCCCGCGGTATTCGAGCTCGAAGGGAAGATCATGGTGGATGTTCCCGGCGTCTCGATGAAGGCGCCGCTTCCGCAGGAGACGCCATCGCCCGTGAGGCGGCTCAGGCATAGAGCCGATGACGACAAAGTCAGGTTCGTCCTCGATATCGAAAAGGGCGCAGGCGTCGAGGTCGTGGCGCTCGACGATGAAGTGATCGTCGAAGTGCGGCACAAGGACAGGGGCGTAAAGAACAGGGACGGTCAGGGCAAGCCGATGGCGAGCTCCGATCAGGCGCGCGGCCTGGCCATGGTGAAAGAGACTCCTAAGTTGATATCGCTCGACTTCCAGGACGCCGATATCATTCCCATCCTGCGGCTCCTCGGCGATGTGAGCGGCTACAACATCGTCGTCCATCCGGACGTTAAGGGCAAGATCACGATGAAGCTCATGAACGTGCCCTGGGAGCAGGCGCTGGATATCGTCCTGAAGACCTTCGCCCTTGAGAAAATAATAGAGGGAAACATCATCCGGGTCGCGACGCTGAAGGCCTTTCAGGATGAGAAAAAGGCGGTCGCCGACACCAAGGAGGTCTTCGGCAAGGCGGAAGATATCGAGACGAAAGTGTTTACGGTGAACTACGCAAATGTCGAGAAAGTAAGAGAGTCTATTGATAAGGCGAAGGTGCTTTCACCGCGAGGAAATATCAGTTTCGATACAAGGACCCGCTCCCTGATCGTGAAGGATATTGCATCTTCCCTTGCTGATATACAATCGCTGGTGATAGCCCTTGACAAGCCTACCCCGCAGGTGCTCATCGAGGCAAGAATGGTAGAGGTCAATAAGAATCTCGCAAGGGACCTCGGGGTTCAGTGGGGCGTTGCGCAAACTGATGGGAGAGTGTCCTTTGGGGGGACGAGGGCGCCGGTAACTGACGTTTCGACGTATACTTCCTCTCCGGTAACGCAAGTGGGCACGGGCCAGGCTTCAGCGGGGACTACTGTCTCGCAGAATCTCCTCCCTCTTGTGGTCAATCTTCCTGCTGCAGTTGGACCTGGCGCGGGTGCAACCTTCGGGTTCGGCTGGCTTAACAAGAACGGAACCTTGATGCTTGATTTCAGGCTGTCTGCTCTTGAATCGAGCGGCAAAGGGAAGGTTGTCTCCAGCCCTAAGATCATGACACTCGAGAATGAGCAGGCGATCATACGGCACGGGGCGCAAATTCCGGTAACAACCAGAATGCCTGACGGCACCTTTTCGACGACCTATAAGGATGCGAATATCAAGTTGGCGGTTATTCCTCAAGTGGCTCCCGATGGTACGGTCCTGATGAAGCTCGAAGTAACTAAAGATGAACCTGACTTCTCTCGTGTTGATGAGCTCGGCAATCCTACCATTAATTCGAGAGCGGCAACAACACAGGTTCTGCTCAAGAGCGGGGAGACTATAGCTATCGGTGGAATACTCAAGAGTAACGAGACAGAAAGTGAATCAGCAGTTCCAGGAGTCTCGAGGATTCCGATCTTAGGTCGGCTGTTCAAGCGTGATACAAAAAGTGCAACAGTAGAGGAGCTTCTAATCTTTATTACACCAAGTATTGTTAATCAGTAA